A DNA window from Methylobacterium sp. NMS14P contains the following coding sequences:
- a CDS encoding AraC family transcriptional regulator, producing MPDPLTQVVGLLRPSAPLSKLVTGSGPWAVRRSYSGRPFYAAVLEGGCRLAIDGEAGIVLREGDFVLIPAAHAFTTSSLHPPPRGAALPPVAVGPGVFRLGDAEGPPNVRMLVGHCAFASSDADLLVSLLPRYVHVRGAARLTTLLGLVNEETRADRPGRDVVLARLLEVVLIEALRATAGPAAPSGLLRGLADDRLAAALRGMHDRPTESWTVAALAREAGLSRSTFFERFRRAVGVAPMEYLLAWRMALAKDLLSRGAVGMAEVAERVGYSSASTFSVAFARHVGRPPIRYARERQAR from the coding sequence ATGCCCGATCCGCTCACCCAGGTGGTCGGCCTGCTCCGGCCGAGCGCCCCGCTGTCCAAGCTCGTCACCGGGTCCGGTCCCTGGGCGGTGCGGCGCTCGTATTCCGGGCGGCCGTTCTACGCGGCCGTCCTCGAGGGCGGGTGCCGTCTCGCGATCGACGGCGAGGCCGGGATCGTGCTCCGCGAGGGCGACTTCGTCCTCATTCCCGCGGCCCACGCGTTCACCACCTCCAGCCTCCATCCGCCGCCGCGGGGTGCCGCGCTGCCTCCCGTCGCGGTGGGCCCCGGCGTGTTCCGGCTCGGCGACGCCGAGGGGCCGCCGAATGTCCGGATGCTCGTGGGCCACTGCGCCTTCGCGTCGAGCGACGCGGACCTGCTCGTGTCGCTGCTGCCCCGGTACGTGCATGTCCGCGGCGCGGCCCGACTGACCACCCTGCTCGGCCTCGTGAACGAGGAGACGCGCGCCGACCGGCCCGGCCGCGACGTGGTCCTGGCCCGCCTGCTGGAGGTCGTGCTGATCGAGGCGCTGCGCGCCACCGCCGGGCCGGCGGCGCCCTCCGGATTGCTGCGCGGCCTCGCCGACGACCGGCTCGCCGCCGCGCTGCGGGGGATGCACGATCGACCGACGGAGAGCTGGACGGTGGCCGCGCTCGCGCGGGAGGCGGGCCTCTCCCGGTCCACGTTCTTCGAGCGGTTCCGCCGCGCGGTCGGGGTCGCGCCGATGGAGTACCTGCTGGCGTGGCGGATGGCGCTGGCGAAGGATCTGCTGAGCCGCGGGGCGGTCGGGATGGCCGAGGTGGCGGAGCGGGTGGGCTACAGTTCGGCGAGCACGTTCAGCGTCGCCTTCGCCCGGCACGTCGGTCGGCCGCCGATCCGGTACGCCCGCGAGCGGCAGGCGCGGTGA
- a CDS encoding DUF1624 domain-containing protein → MVSRSRAPAAATGGPAASRRVGSIDALRGLVMLLMLVDHVREFFYLHAQVRDPMDLAATPPDLFLTRAASHLCAPVFVLLTGLSAHLYGQKHGRRGAAAFLLKRGLLLILLEVTLVNVAWAGSVRPPILYLQVIWVIGLCMVALAGLLWLPQAALVAGALALMLGHNLLDGVAIRADEPGYVLWSILHQRGVIALPWGGLARTSYPLLPWIGVIAAGYALGPLFAGGVDAARRRAGLLGLGAVALVGFLTLRALNGYGEPVPWQTGATPLATALSFVNLTKYPPSADFLLLTLGLGLGLLALFETLPRRLLGGLRVFGGAPLFFYLLHLALLRVLHDGAAGLGLAGASGRVEAGSPLALWLIAAALTVPLWLACRAMVRLKRASTWPALSYL, encoded by the coding sequence ATGGTCTCACGTTCCCGGGCGCCCGCCGCCGCGACCGGCGGTCCGGCGGCATCCCGGCGCGTCGGCTCCATCGACGCCCTGCGCGGGCTGGTGATGCTGCTGATGCTCGTCGACCACGTGCGGGAGTTCTTCTACCTGCACGCGCAGGTCCGCGACCCGATGGACCTCGCCGCGACGCCGCCCGACCTGTTCCTGACGCGGGCGGCCTCGCACCTCTGCGCGCCGGTCTTCGTCCTGCTCACCGGCCTCTCGGCCCACCTCTACGGGCAGAAGCACGGCAGGCGGGGGGCCGCCGCCTTCCTGCTCAAGCGCGGGCTGCTCCTGATCCTGCTGGAGGTGACGCTCGTCAACGTCGCCTGGGCCGGCAGCGTCCGGCCGCCGATCCTGTACCTGCAGGTGATCTGGGTGATCGGTCTCTGCATGGTGGCGCTGGCCGGGCTGCTCTGGCTGCCGCAGGCCGCCCTCGTGGCCGGGGCCCTGGCGCTCATGCTCGGCCACAACCTGCTCGACGGGGTAGCGATCCGGGCGGACGAGCCGGGCTACGTGCTCTGGTCGATCCTGCACCAGCGCGGGGTGATCGCGCTGCCCTGGGGCGGCCTGGCGCGGACCTCGTACCCGCTCCTGCCCTGGATCGGCGTGATCGCGGCGGGCTACGCCCTCGGGCCGCTCTTCGCCGGCGGGGTCGACGCCGCGCGCCGGCGCGCGGGCCTCCTCGGGCTCGGTGCGGTTGCCCTGGTCGGTTTCCTCACCCTGCGCGCGCTCAACGGCTACGGCGAGCCGGTGCCGTGGCAGACGGGGGCCACGCCGCTCGCCACCGCGCTGTCCTTCGTCAACCTGACCAAGTACCCGCCCTCGGCCGATTTCCTGTTGCTGACGCTCGGGCTCGGCCTCGGCCTGCTGGCGCTGTTCGAGACGCTGCCGCGGCGGCTCCTCGGCGGCCTGCGCGTCTTCGGCGGCGCGCCGCTGTTCTTCTACCTGCTGCACCTCGCGCTGCTGCGCGTCCTCCACGACGGTGCCGCGGGGCTGGGCCTCGCCGGAGCGTCGGGACGGGTGGAGGCCGGCTCGCCCCTCGCGCTCTGGCTCATCGCGGCCGCCCTGACCGTTCCCCTCTGGCTGGCGTGCCGCGCCATGGTGCGCCTGAAGCGGGCCTCGACCTGGCCGGCCCTGAGCTACCTCTGA